In Actinoplanes octamycinicus, the genomic window GGCGGCGTGCAGGTTCGCCTCCAGGTAGAGCGCCGGGGTGCCGGTGTCCAGGTAGAAGCCCTCGTAACCGATCAGTTCGAGGGCCTGCTCGGCCTCGGCGGGGCGCCACACCGTGCGGACCAGATCGGTGTTCCGGTCGGCGAGGCCGGCGACGAAACGCCACGGGATCAGCGAGAAGCCGGCGAAGCGGTGCCCGCTGAAACCACCGGTCTCGCCGGGACGGCAGGGCTTGGTCAGCATCCGGACCGTGTCACCGGACCAGCCGGACAGCAGCGCCGCGATGTCCTTGCCCGGCTCGCGGAACGGATCGGCCAGGTAGGCGTCGGCGTTGCCGACCAGCACGCCCCGGCCGTCGATCCACGATTTCAGCCGGGCGACGCCGCCGGAGGTGCCGAGCGGGCCGTCCAGCTCCACCGAGAGGTGCGCGCGTCCGGTGGCGTGGGCGACCACCTGGTCGGCCAGGTACGCCGCGTTCACGCCGACCTGACCGGGCCCGCTCAGGCCGAGGCCGGCCAGCCGGCGGAGGGCGTGGTCGAGCAGCGGCAGGTTGCCCACCGGGCAGAGCGCCTTGGGCACCGACGCGGTGAGCGGGCGCAGGCGCTGGCCCTCACCGGCGGCCAGCACGACACCGCAGATCTCCGGGGCGGCCCCGGGACGGGCGGCGGTCACGGGGTGGAGGTGGGGCGGGCCGGGGCGGCGTCGGCGACCGGGACCGACGGCGGCAGCTCGCCGGCCCGCGGCCCGAGGCCGTAGACACCGAGCAGGCGGGCGGTCGGCCAGGTGAGCCGGGGCAGGTCGTCCAGCGGCCACCAGCGGGCTTCCAGGACCTCGCCGCCGTCCACCACCAGCGGTGTGCTGGACGCCGGCACCCAGCCGAACCAGACCAGGTCCACGTTCGCCGCGGTGGGGTGCAGAATCGCGTTCGGATTGCCGGGGCGCAGGTCACCCGGCTCGATCCGGACGCCGGACTCCTCGAAGAGCTCGCGGGCGGCGCCGACGGCCGGCATCTCGCCGCGCTTGAGCAGCCCGGCCGGCAGACCCCAGCCGCGGCTCGACGGCTGGCGCAGCAGCAGCACCCGGCCCGGCTCGGCGGCCTCCGAGTCGCGGATCACGGTGACCGCGCCGACCAGGAATTTCGGCGAGACAGCCCGGGCCACCTGGCGGCGGACCGGCAGTGGCAGGCCGTAGAACACTTGGTAGGCCAGGCCGCGCAACTGCCGAGAGATGTTCACGCGGGCAAGGTTAGCCGGAATGGCTGAGAGCCCGGAGCCGGGCTCAATCCGGGTGGTCGACCATCGCGATGAGCTGCTCCACCACCGCGTCCGGCTCGACCGTGCGCTCGCAGACCGCGACCAGCAGGGTCTCCAGGTCGGGGTAGCCCAGGTCCTCGGCGAGCCGGCGCAGCGGCACCTCGCTGGCCAGGCCGCGATCGTGTTTGCGGAGGGTGAGGCCGATGGTGGCCCGGCCGAGACGCACCTTGTCGGCGATGCTGATGCCGGGCTCGTTCCGCTCGTCGAAGTAGCGGTTGATCTGCATCTGCGCCTGGCTCGACTTGACGAACCCGAGCCACTCCTTGCGGGGGCCGCGCGGCGCGTTCGGTTCGACCTCGACGTGCCCGTCGTTCTCCGAGAAGATCTCGACGACGTCACCGTCGCGAAGGGGGGAGCTGAGGGGGGCGAGACGTCCGTTGATCGTGGCGGCGAGGCACTGGTCGCCCTTCTGCGGGCCCAACTCGTACGCCAGGTCGACCGGGGTGGAGCCGCTGGGTAACTCGTAGGCGTTGCCGTGGGCGAAGACGGTGATCTGCGCCTCGGCGAGGTCACATCGGAGCGAATCGAGGAACTCGGCCGCGTCGGTGGTGTCCTGTTGCCAGTCGAGCACTCGTTTCAGCCAGGTCAGCTGGTCGGCGCCGGGAGGCTCGTCGGACACCTTGGGATATCGGTAGCTGGTGGCGACGCCGTACTCCGAGTAGCGGTGCATGGTCTCGGTGCGGATCAGGACCTCGACGAGGCGTCCCTCCGGGCCGACCACGGTGGTGTGCAGCGAGCGGTACAGATTGTTCTTCGGTGAGGCGATGAAGTCCTTGAAGCGGCCGGCGACCGGGCGCCAGCGGCCGTGGATCGCGCCGAGCGCGGCGTAGCAGTCGGTGTCCGGCCCGTCCACCACCACCGCGATCCGGGGCAGGTCGAGCGGGACCGTATGGCCGCCGGCGACGGTGTCCTTCCAGATCGAGTAGTAGTGCCGGGGACGCGGGGTCACCTCGGCGTCGACCCGGGAACGGCGCAGCGCGGCGCGGGCCTTGGCCGAGACGTCGGCGACATACTCGGTCCAGCCGGGACGGTTCCGCACGTGCTCGTCGATCCGGGCGTAGGCGTCCGGCTCCAGGTGGAAGAGCACCACGTCGTCCAGGTCCCGCTTGAGCGCCTGGATGCCGAGCCGGTCGCAGAGCGGGACCAGCACGTCCAGCGTCGCGTTCGCGATCCGGGCCCGGGAGGCGGGGGAGCGGGCGTCCAGCGTGCGCATGTTGTGCAGGCGGTCGGCCAGCTTGATCACCAGCACCCGGACGTCCTTGCCGGCCGCGACGATCATCTTGCGGATCGTCTCGCCCTCGGCGGCCTTGCCGTAGAACGCCTTGTCGAACTTGGTCACACCGTCGACCAGGTGGGTCACCTCGGGGCCGAAGTCGCCCTCCAGGGCCTCCAGCGTGTAGCTGGTGTCCTCCACCGTGTCGTGCAGCAGCGCGGCGACCAGCGTGGTGGTGTCCATGCCGAGCTCGGCGCAGATCTGCGCGACGGCGAGCGGATGCGTGATGTACGGATCGCCGGACTTGCGGAACTGGCCGCGGTGCATGCTCTCGGCGATCGAGTAGCTGCGGCGCAGCAGGGCCACGTCGGCCGACGGATGGATGGCGCGGTGCGTGCGGGCCAGAGTCGAGACCGGATCGTCGTCATTGCCCTGAAAGCTCAGCAGCGACCGCAGTCGCCGGGTGAAATTCAGCGGGCTGGACGAACCGGCCTGGGACGTGGCGGCCGGCAGGGCACGACCGAGAGCGGCGCCGTGGCCGGCGTCGACGTCCACCCGGACACCCCCTCACCGATCGCCCATGCCTGCTTTGAAGCATGGCACGAGAAGCTGAGGTGGCCATGACCCCGATGACCCGGAATCACCACAAGCTCCCCGCGTGCCTTACAGCCTAAGCGAGCGAGCGTCATCCGAACGGTCAGTTACCGATAGGCGAACGGTCGAGTCTTGGGCCGAAGCGGCCACCTCGGCCCTGGTGAGGAGGGCGGCGAATCGCGCCGCGCCACGAGCCGGTGACACCCAGTCGCCAGAGGTTTCCACCAAGCGGGTGTCCACCCGCTCCAGCCACGCGAGCACCCGCTCGGTCTCCTCGGCCGACGCGGCCGGCACCGGGCCCGGTCCGGGAAGGACCGTCTCGGCGGTCAGCCGGGCCGCGTCCAGGGTGGGTCGTGGGTGCTCACGCGGTGGTGAGGTGGCAGCGGCGGCCAGCCGGCCGTGCCTGATCACCGCGATCTCCCAGCCGCCCTTGTCGTTGCGCCGGGCGGCGACGATCTCCGGCAGCCGGGTCAGGGCGTCCAGCCGCTGCATCCGGATCAGCGCGCGCAGCAGGGCGATCAGGCGGGACCGGAGGGTGGCCGCCTCCTCGTAGCGCTGCCGGTCGCTGAGCGTCTCGATCCGGGCCAGGATCGCCTCGATCACCGGACCGGGGTCCCCCGAAGTGGCGACCCGGAACGGGAGGGCGGCGCGCACGTCGTACTCCTCCGGGGTGATCTCGTGCTCGCACGGGGCCGGGCAGCGGCCCAGCTCGGCCAGCGCGCAGGCCGGCGTCTTGGTGCGCAGCGACAGCTTGTGGTTGCACTGGCGCAGCGGCACCGCGTCGTAGACCCCGGCGGCGGCCAGCTCGGCGGTGCGCCGCGAGGAGAACGGGCCCAGGTAGGTCGCCCCGTCGTCGGCGAACTTGCGGACCACCGACAGCCGGGGGAAGGCCTCGGCGGTCAGTTTCAGCCAGACCACCCGCTCCGGGTATTTCGACCGGCGGTTGTACGGCGGGGCGTGCGAGGCGATCAGCCGCAGCTCGCGCACCTCGGCCTCGAGCGCGTGGGCGCACTCCACCGCCTCCACCCGGACCGCGGCGGTCAGCATCTCGGAGATCCGGGCGCGTTTCTCCCCGGCGGTGAAGTAGCTGCGCACCCGGGTGGCGACGTCCTTGGAGGTGCCCACGTAGAGCGGGCGGTCGTCGGCGGCCCGGAAGATGTAGACCCCCGGCACGTGCGGCAGGTTGTCGGCCAGGTGCCGGCGGCTGCGCTGGGCCGGGGTGATCGCCTTGGCGAACTCGATCGCGTCGCCCAGGGTGTGCACCTGGTAGCTGCCCAGCCGCTCGATCAGGCCGTGCAGCACGTCGACGGTGGCCTTGGCGTCGTCCAGCGCGCGGTGGTTGGGCTCGACGGCGGACCGGAAGAAGTGGGCCAGGGTGCCGAGCTTCCGGTTCGGCACCTCGTCGCGGGTCAGCGCGCGGCGGGCCAGCGCCGCGGTGTCCAGCACCCGGGGCGCCGGCCACGGGTAGCCGTGCCGGGCGCACGCCGCCTTGAGGAAGCCGACGTCGTAGGGCGCGTTGTGGGCGACCAGCACGGCGCCGCGGAGGAACTCCAGCAGGGCGGGCAGCACGGTCTCGATCGGCGGGGCCGGGCGCAGCATCGCCTCGGTGATGCCGGTCAGCACGGTGATGAACGGCGGCAGCGGCACCCCCGGGTTGACCAGCGTGCCGAACTCGCCCAGCTGCTGGCCGCCGCGCACCTTGACCGCACCGATCTCGGTGATCCCGCCGCCGTCCGGAGCGCCGCCGGTGGTCTCCAGGTCGAGCACCACGAACGTGGTGTCGGCCAGCGAGACCGCGGCCGGGTCCACCGAGCCGTCGGCGGACAGCAGCGTGTCCAGAGTGCCCTGCACATAAGCCGGTTGTGCCACGGCGGGCAACCTTAGAGCGGGGGTATGACATAAACCGAGCCCACCCCGGAAAAGATCACTTGCCTCAGCAAGCGTTTTCGCGGGCCACGGTGTGAGAATGGGGAGATGTCCGCGCCGCTGGAACCCGACGACCGCCCCGTAGAGGAGGCGGCGTCCCCGGGTGCGGACGTCATTCCCGCGTTGCTGCCGGAGGGCTCCTCGTCCGCGGTGCCGGAGGCGCCCGAGCCGATCCTGCCGGAGCCGGTCCGCCAGCGGATCATGACGCTGACCGCCGCGGCCCTGCCCGGCCTGCCGGCCGACGAGATCCCGGTCGCGCTGCGCCGGGTGGCCCGCTTCGCGCCGAACCGGCGGGCCCGGCTCGGCGGCCGGGAGATCGCCGCCCAGCTCACCGCCGACCCGCTGTTCCGGCAGCGGATCGGCGCCCGGATCGTGACCGAGGCCGGTGACCTGGGCACCGCGGTGACCGGCGGGGTGGCCCCGGCCGCCGCCGACCCGGTCGAGGTCGCCGCCCTGGCCTACCTGGCCCGTCCGGACGGCTGGCGGGACCTGGTCGGCGCGGCCGGCGACGTGGTCCGGGCCGACGCGGACAGCGCCGCCCAGGCCGACCGGCTGCGCGCCGCCGAGCAGCGCGCCACCCGGGCCGAGCACGACCGGGCGGTGGCCCGGGTGGAGGCCGACAAGCTGCGCGACGAGCTGGCCCGGGTCCGCGAGGAGCTCGGCCAGTTGCGCGAGGAGGCCCGCAGCACGGCGAAGGCGCTGCGCGAGGCGCAGGCCGCGCAGAAACGCGCGGCTGATCTGCTGGCCACCGAGAAGGGCCGCGCCGCGCGCGCCGCTCTGGACCACGAGGCTGAGGTACGCAGGATGCGCTCCCGCCTGGCCGACGCCGAGGCCAGCGCGGCCACCGGCAAGCAGGCGGTCAAGGACGCCCGGGCGGTCGACGACGCCCGCCTCTGGCTGCTGCTCGAGACGATCGGCCAGGCGGCCTCCGGGCTGCGCCGGGAGCTGGCCCTGGACCCGAGCGACAAGCTCCCCGCCGACTTCGTGGCCGACGCCGCCGCCGACCGGCCGGGCGCCCCGGAGCGGTCCCGGGCCCGCGCCCAGGACACCGACGACCCGGGCCGGCTCGACCAGCTGCTCGCGCTGCCCCGCGCCCACCTGATCGTCGACGGGTACAACGTGACCAAGCGCGGCTTCGCCGACATGTCCCTGGAGCAGCAGCGCAAACGCCTGATCACCGGGCTGGGCGGGATCGCCGCGCAGACCCAGGACGAGGTCACCGTGGTCTTCGACGGGGCCGAGCGGGTGCACGGCCTGCCGCCGGCGCCGCGCGGCGTCCGGGTGCTCTTCTCCCGCAAGGGCACCACCGCCGACGAGCTGATCCGGCAGCTGGTCCGGGCCGAGCCGCCGGGCCGCCCGATCGTGGTGGTCTCCTCCGACCGGGAGGTGGCCGACGGGGTGCGCCGGCACGGGGCCTACCCGATGGGCGCCGACTCGCTGCTGCGCCGGCTGGCGAGATCCTGAGGTTTTGTCGTACCCCTCGCCTAGCGTGACCGTCACCTGAGGTGACCGGTCCGTCGCACGGCCCGGCCCTCCCGGTTGAGGAGGGGTAATGATCATCGATTGTGGTCGTTGCGTCGAGCGGACCGACGAGTGCACCGGATGCCTGGTCAGCGTGCTCGAGCAGACGCCCGGCGGGATCGCCGACCTGACTCCCGGCGAGCTGCGGGCGATCGAGACGTTCGAGCTGGCCGGTTTCGAGGTGGAGTTGCTGGAGACCCCGGAGCCACCCGCGGTCGTCCCGGTCCGCCGCCACGTGGCGTGATCATGACGACGAAGGGTCGAGGCCGGGAGTCACGCCGCGGCCCCGTGTGACTCCCCACCCCGACCCTTAGGATCTTTCGTCATGACTCCCCGGTGGTGGGCCCTCGTCGCGTTCGGGGTGCTGCTCGTGGCGCTGGTGCTGGTCGCGGCGCTGACCGTGCCGTGGCACCGCGCTCCCGCGCCGCGCGCCGACCAGGTGGCCGCACTCGGCCAGTTCCCGCCGGAGCAGGTGGCCCGGGCCCGGCAGTTCCGCGCCGAGCTGCGGCCCGGCAACTACCTCGGCATGGCCCTGGGCCTGCTGGTGGCGCTGTTGCTCGGGCTCACCCCGCTCGGCGCCCGGCTGGTCGAGCTGGCCGGCCGGCCGTTCGGCGACCACTGGCTGGCCCGCGCGGTGCTCGGCGGCCTGCTCGTGGTGCTGGCCGGCGAGCTGCTCACCGTGCCGCTCGCCGCCTGGCGGCACACCATCGTGGTGCGGTATGGCATCTCCACCCAGTCCTGGGCCGGCTGGGGCGCCGACCTGGCGAAATCGATGCTGGTCGGCGCGGTCCTGGGCGGCCTGGCGCTGGCCGGCTTCTTCACCGTCACGCACTTCGCGCCCCGCTGGTGGTGGGCGTTCGGCGCGGCCGGCGCGGCCGGGCTGGTGGTGCTGCTCAGCTTCGTCCTCCCGGTGGTGGTCGAGCCGATCTTCAACAGGTTCACCCCGATGCCGGACGGCCCGCTGCGCACCGAGCTGATCCAGCTCGCCGAGCGCGACGGCGTCCCGGTCAAGGACGTGCTGGTCGCCGACGCGTCCCGGCGCACCCGGGCGGTCAACGCCTACGTCTCCGGCCTCGGCCCGACCCGGCGGATCGTCGTCTACGACACCATGCTCACCGAGGCCACGCCGGACGAGGTGGTCTCGGTGACCGCGCACGAGCTGGGCCACGCCAAGGACGGCGACGTGCTCACCGGGACCATCCTCGGCGCGCTCGGCGCCGCCCTCGCCGTGATCGCGGTCTACCTGCTCGGCTCCTGGGCCGGGCTGCTCCGGCTGGCCGGGGTGGACTCGATCGGCGAGCCCCGGGCGATCGCCCTGCTGCTCGCCGTGGCCACGGTCGCCGGGCTGCTGACCGGGCCGGGCCAGGCGTTCGTCTCCCGGCACATCGAGGCCCGCGCCGACCAGCACGCCCTGGACCTGACCGGCGACCCGCAGACCTTCGAGGCCATGCAGCGCCGCCTCGGCACCGTCAACCTGTCCGATCCTGATCCGCCGACCTGGGAGTTCCTGATGTTCGCCTCGCACCCGTCCACCGTGCAGCGGATGGCCGCCGCCCGTGCGTACGCCCGGGGCGAGCGCTGATGGCCCGCACCCTGCTGGTCACCAACGACTTCCCGCCCCGGCCCGGCGGCATCCAGCAGTTCGTGCACAACCTCGCGGTGCGCCAGCCGGCCGGCTCGGTGGTGGTCTACTCGTCCACCTGGCGCGGCGCGGCCGCCTTCGACGCCGAGCAGCCGTTCGAGGTGGTCCGGGAGGACACCGGGATGCTGCTGCCCACCCCGCGGGTCGCCCGGCGGGCCGCCGAGCTGGCCCGGGCGCACGGCTGCGACAGCGTGCTGTTCGGCGCGGCCGCCCCGCTCGGCCTGCTCGCGCACGGCCTGCGCCGGGACGCCGGGATCACCCGCGCGGTCGGGATCACCCACGGCCACGAGATCGGCTGGGCGGCGCTGCCCGGCGCCCGCGGCCTGCTGCGCCGGATCGCCCGGGGCACCGACGTGATCACCTACCTGGGCGACTACCAGCGCACCCGGCTGGACCGGGCGCTGCACGGGCTGACCGAGCTGCGGCGGCTCGCGCCCGGCGTCGACGTGGACACCTTCCACCCCGGCGTGGACGGCTCCGCGGTCCGCGCCCGGCATGGGCTGACCGGCCGCCCGGTGGTGGTGTGCGTGTCCCGGCTGGTCCCGCGCAAGGGGCAGGACATGCTGATCCGCGCCCTGCCTCAGATCCGCCGCCGGGTGCCGGGCGCCGCGTTGCTGCTGGTCAGCGGCGGGCCGCACCGCAAGACGCTGGCCCGGCTGGCCCGCGAGCACGACGTCGAGGCGGACGTGATCTTCACCGGCTCGGTGCCGTGGGCGGAGCTGCCCGAGCACTACGCGGCCGGCGACGTCTACGCGATGCCGTGCCGCACCCGGGCCGCCGGCCTGGACGTCGAGGGCCTCGGCATCGTCTACCTGGAGGCGTCGGCGACCGGCCTCCCGGTGGTCGGCGGCGACTCCGGCGGCGCGCCGGACGCGGTCCGCGAGGGCGAGACGGGCTACGTGGTCGGCGGCCGCGACGTGCCCGCCATCGCCGCTCGCGTGGCCGAGCTGCTGTCCGATCCTGATCGCGCCGCGGCGATGGGCAAGGCGGGCCGGGCCTGGGTCGAGCGCGAGTGGCGCTGGGAGACCCAGGCCGCCCGGCTCCAGGAGCTGCTCGCCCCGGCCTGACGCACCGCGGACGAAACCCCTCGGAGTAGGGGATTGGCATGAGTGAGCGGGACTCTTCGTGGACAGTGGGCGGCCGGGCGGCGTAGGAACGGAACGGAGGGACCACCGACCGGAGGCCGCCGATGCCGGACGCCACCCCCGCCCGCCCCGCCGACAACCACCATCCCGCGTCCGATCTCGCCGGTGCTCCCGGCGGACCCGCCGCGCACGACAGCCCCGGCCCCACCGTGACCGCGGACGATGGCGCCACCATGCTGGAGAGCGGGGGCGACGGGGAGCTGGACCTGCCGTACTGGCTGACCAGCACGCAGGAGGCGGCGAACACCGGGTTCCTGCGGATGCTGCGCCGGCTGCCGCGGCTGCTCCGGGACGCCTGGCTGCTCGCCTGGCGGGCCGGGCCGGGGACCACGGCCGCCGTGCTGGTGCTGCAGGTCGCCGCCGGGGTGGCCGGGGCGCTGGGGCTGATCAGCACGGTCGGCGTCTTCGACGGGCTGCTGCAGGCCGGCCCGACTCCGGAACGGGTGCGCGCCGCCGTACCGTCGCTGGTGCTCTTGATCGTGGCTGTCGCCGTGCGTGGCCTGCTGGCCAGCGCGGCGACCGCGATGCACGGCCGGCTGTCGCCCGCGGTCTACGAGGCCGCCGAGAACCGGCTGCTCGACCTGACCACCCGGGTGGACCTGGCCACCTTCGACGACCCGGACTGGCGGGACGCCATGGAGCGGGCCCGGGACCGCGGGATCCCGGCCGCGCAGCAGGTGGTCGACTTCGGCATCGAGGTGCTCACCAACCTGGTCGGGCTGGTCGCCGCGGCCGGGGTGCTGGCCGTGCTGCACCCGATCCTGCTGCCGCTGCTGGTGCTGGCCGCGGTGCCGACCGGCTGGGCGGCGGTCCGGGCGGCCCGGCTCAACTACCGCAGCGAGCTGAAACTGATCGCGGTCTGGCGCCGCCAGCGGATGCTCGCCTATCTGCTCGCCGCCCGGGAACCGGCCGGTGAGCTGCGCGCCTTCACGGTGCGCCGGTTCCTGCTCGCCGAGGTCGCCCGGCTGCTGCGGATCTCCACGGTGGAGGAGATCCGGGTAGTGACCCGGTCGGTCCGCACCACCCTCTACGGGCAGGCGCTCAGTGGCCTGATCAGCGGACTCTCCTATCTGGTGCTGCTCTGGCTGCTGTGGACCGGCCGGATGGAACTGGCCGTCGGCGGCGCCGCGGCGTACGCGATCAACATCGGCATCGGCAAGCTCCGCGAGCTGGCCTTCTCGGTGAACCGGGTGTACGAGCAAGGGCTCTACTTCGCCGACTTCCAAGGGTTCTGCGCGATGTCGCTGGCACACGCCGAGCCGTCGCCGGAACTGCGCGCGCCGGCCGGGTTCAGCGAGATCCGGCTGGACCGGGTCACCTTCCGCTACCCGGACGCCGAGCGGGCCGCCGTCGACGGGATCGACATGACCCTGCGCCGCGGCGAGATCGTCGCGCTGGTCGGGGAGAACGGCTCGGGCAAATCCACCCTGGCCGCCGTACTGGCCGGGCTGTACCGCCCACAGCAGGGGACGATCACCTGGGACGGGGTGGACGTCTCCCGGTTTCATCCGGAGTCGCTGCGGGAGCGGGTCGCGGTGGTGATGCAGGAGCCGACCCGGTGGCCGCTGTCCGCCCGGGCCAACATCGCGATCGGCCGGCACGACCGGCCGGCGTCGCTGGCCCAGGTGCAGGAGTCGGCCCGGGCCGGGGACGCCCACCAGTTCGTGATGGAGCTGCCCCGCAAGTACGACACCCTGCTGTCCCGGCACTTCACCGACGGCGCCGACCTGTCCGGCGGGCAGTGGCAGCGG contains:
- a CDS encoding NUDIX hydrolase produces the protein MNISRQLRGLAYQVFYGLPLPVRRQVARAVSPKFLVGAVTVIRDSEAAEPGRVLLLRQPSSRGWGLPAGLLKRGEMPAVGAARELFEESGVRIEPGDLRPGNPNAILHPTAANVDLVWFGWVPASSTPLVVDGGEVLEARWWPLDDLPRLTWPTARLLGVYGLGPRAGELPPSVPVADAAPARPTSTP
- a CDS encoding NYN domain-containing protein, giving the protein MSAPLEPDDRPVEEAASPGADVIPALLPEGSSSAVPEAPEPILPEPVRQRIMTLTAAALPGLPADEIPVALRRVARFAPNRRARLGGREIAAQLTADPLFRQRIGARIVTEAGDLGTAVTGGVAPAAADPVEVAALAYLARPDGWRDLVGAAGDVVRADADSAAQADRLRAAEQRATRAEHDRAVARVEADKLRDELARVREELGQLREEARSTAKALREAQAAQKRAADLLATEKGRAARAALDHEAEVRRMRSRLADAEASAATGKQAVKDARAVDDARLWLLLETIGQAASGLRRELALDPSDKLPADFVADAAADRPGAPERSRARAQDTDDPGRLDQLLALPRAHLIVDGYNVTKRGFADMSLEQQRKRLITGLGGIAAQTQDEVTVVFDGAERVHGLPPAPRGVRVLFSRKGTTADELIRQLVRAEPPGRPIVVVSSDREVADGVRRHGAYPMGADSLLRRLARS
- a CDS encoding ABC transporter ATP-binding protein, producing MPDATPARPADNHHPASDLAGAPGGPAAHDSPGPTVTADDGATMLESGGDGELDLPYWLTSTQEAANTGFLRMLRRLPRLLRDAWLLAWRAGPGTTAAVLVLQVAAGVAGALGLISTVGVFDGLLQAGPTPERVRAAVPSLVLLIVAVAVRGLLASAATAMHGRLSPAVYEAAENRLLDLTTRVDLATFDDPDWRDAMERARDRGIPAAQQVVDFGIEVLTNLVGLVAAAGVLAVLHPILLPLLVLAAVPTGWAAVRAARLNYRSELKLIAVWRRQRMLAYLLAAREPAGELRAFTVRRFLLAEVARLLRISTVEEIRVVTRSVRTTLYGQALSGLISGLSYLVLLWLLWTGRMELAVGGAAAYAINIGIGKLRELAFSVNRVYEQGLYFADFQGFCAMSLAHAEPSPELRAPAGFSEIRLDRVTFRYPDAERAAVDGIDMTLRRGEIVALVGENGSGKSTLAAVLAGLYRPQQGTITWDGVDVSRFHPESLRERVAVVMQEPTRWPLSARANIAIGRHDRPASLAQVQESARAGDAHQFVMELPRKYDTLLSRHFTDGADLSGGQWQRLAVSRAFHRDAPLLICDEPTANLDARAEHEVYLRLRDLAAGRTVVLITHRMASVREADRIYVLDHGKVVEEGDHEELMAADGVYAQLFTLQASAYQSA
- a CDS encoding RelA/SpoT family protein gives rise to the protein MDVDAGHGAALGRALPAATSQAGSSSPLNFTRRLRSLLSFQGNDDDPVSTLARTHRAIHPSADVALLRRSYSIAESMHRGQFRKSGDPYITHPLAVAQICAELGMDTTTLVAALLHDTVEDTSYTLEALEGDFGPEVTHLVDGVTKFDKAFYGKAAEGETIRKMIVAAGKDVRVLVIKLADRLHNMRTLDARSPASRARIANATLDVLVPLCDRLGIQALKRDLDDVVLFHLEPDAYARIDEHVRNRPGWTEYVADVSAKARAALRRSRVDAEVTPRPRHYYSIWKDTVAGGHTVPLDLPRIAVVVDGPDTDCYAALGAIHGRWRPVAGRFKDFIASPKNNLYRSLHTTVVGPEGRLVEVLIRTETMHRYSEYGVATSYRYPKVSDEPPGADQLTWLKRVLDWQQDTTDAAEFLDSLRCDLAEAQITVFAHGNAYELPSGSTPVDLAYELGPQKGDQCLAATINGRLAPLSSPLRDGDVVEIFSENDGHVEVEPNAPRGPRKEWLGFVKSSQAQMQINRYFDERNEPGISIADKVRLGRATIGLTLRKHDRGLASEVPLRRLAEDLGYPDLETLLVAVCERTVEPDAVVEQLIAMVDHPD
- a CDS encoding DEDD exonuclease domain-containing protein — translated: MAQPAYVQGTLDTLLSADGSVDPAAVSLADTTFVVLDLETTGGAPDGGGITEIGAVKVRGGQQLGEFGTLVNPGVPLPPFITVLTGITEAMLRPAPPIETVLPALLEFLRGAVLVAHNAPYDVGFLKAACARHGYPWPAPRVLDTAALARRALTRDEVPNRKLGTLAHFFRSAVEPNHRALDDAKATVDVLHGLIERLGSYQVHTLGDAIEFAKAITPAQRSRRHLADNLPHVPGVYIFRAADDRPLYVGTSKDVATRVRSYFTAGEKRARISEMLTAAVRVEAVECAHALEAEVRELRLIASHAPPYNRRSKYPERVVWLKLTAEAFPRLSVVRKFADDGATYLGPFSSRRTAELAAAGVYDAVPLRQCNHKLSLRTKTPACALAELGRCPAPCEHEITPEEYDVRAALPFRVATSGDPGPVIEAILARIETLSDRQRYEEAATLRSRLIALLRALIRMQRLDALTRLPEIVAARRNDKGGWEIAVIRHGRLAAAATSPPREHPRPTLDAARLTAETVLPGPGPVPAASAEETERVLAWLERVDTRLVETSGDWVSPARGAARFAALLTRAEVAASAQDSTVRLSVTDRSDDARSLRL
- a CDS encoding nucleotidyltransferase family protein, translating into MTAARPGAAPEICGVVLAAGEGQRLRPLTASVPKALCPVGNLPLLDHALRRLAGLGLSGPGQVGVNAAYLADQVVAHATGRAHLSVELDGPLGTSGGVARLKSWIDGRGVLVGNADAYLADPFREPGKDIAALLSGWSGDTVRMLTKPCRPGETGGFSGHRFAGFSLIPWRFVAGLADRNTDLVRTVWRPAEAEQALELIGYEGFYLDTGTPALYLEANLHAAGAGLVDPAAEVTGAAMESVIGAGARVAGSVTRCVVWPGATVEPGESLSDVIRAPGGLTVPAA
- a CDS encoding M48 family metallopeptidase, with protein sequence MTPRWWALVAFGVLLVALVLVAALTVPWHRAPAPRADQVAALGQFPPEQVARARQFRAELRPGNYLGMALGLLVALLLGLTPLGARLVELAGRPFGDHWLARAVLGGLLVVLAGELLTVPLAAWRHTIVVRYGISTQSWAGWGADLAKSMLVGAVLGGLALAGFFTVTHFAPRWWWAFGAAGAAGLVVLLSFVLPVVVEPIFNRFTPMPDGPLRTELIQLAERDGVPVKDVLVADASRRTRAVNAYVSGLGPTRRIVVYDTMLTEATPDEVVSVTAHELGHAKDGDVLTGTILGALGAALAVIAVYLLGSWAGLLRLAGVDSIGEPRAIALLLAVATVAGLLTGPGQAFVSRHIEARADQHALDLTGDPQTFEAMQRRLGTVNLSDPDPPTWEFLMFASHPSTVQRMAAARAYARGER
- a CDS encoding glycosyltransferase family 4 protein gives rise to the protein MARTLLVTNDFPPRPGGIQQFVHNLAVRQPAGSVVVYSSTWRGAAAFDAEQPFEVVREDTGMLLPTPRVARRAAELARAHGCDSVLFGAAAPLGLLAHGLRRDAGITRAVGITHGHEIGWAALPGARGLLRRIARGTDVITYLGDYQRTRLDRALHGLTELRRLAPGVDVDTFHPGVDGSAVRARHGLTGRPVVVCVSRLVPRKGQDMLIRALPQIRRRVPGAALLLVSGGPHRKTLARLAREHDVEADVIFTGSVPWAELPEHYAAGDVYAMPCRTRAAGLDVEGLGIVYLEASATGLPVVGGDSGGAPDAVREGETGYVVGGRDVPAIAARVAELLSDPDRAAAMGKAGRAWVEREWRWETQAARLQELLAPA